In Stieleria varia, one genomic interval encodes:
- a CDS encoding preprotein translocase subunit SecA, giving the protein MNQLTTTPTRAGTKSWLGQLLGRSADRHDENQVEGRVTEVIGQAAQTERLSDAALSQRFGELASRIRQSDVSFDLATAMNVAALGCESIRRTMGFRPHPVQIHGALATAAGHIVEMQTGEGKTVVTALAALTRCPFVSSVHVATTTDYLAERDHESVVEIFHRLGITSAVLTKDADTEETRDAYRCQIIYGPGYLFGFDYLRDQLKIRSAAEITLGRTILEYLSGTDIRDSLVQRDHSCIIIDEADSVLIDEATTPLILSGAGAATECSAIERRSFELAKSVAGSLQISSDYTVDFTTKQIEFTDAGRHSCFDALKELGRVHLDRPWDEYIKNALHAEHLLLRDEHYVVVDDKLSLVDQLTGRIFDDRTLRGGLHQAVEAKEGITITPPSDSVARVTRQRFFQLYDAIGGLTGTAQGSEAELGHFYGVRVTPLAPHRPCKRLEMPTRFFVDWNAKLAAIIQFTTKFLETRRPLLIGTRTIRESQQVFEALNAIGIHCTLLNGVQDANEAEIIATAGQTDSIVIATNMAGRGTDIKLSPESRERGGLHVLATSRSQSARVDRQLAGRAARQGDPGSSQFFVAADDELFCRHGRSLADQIARAARPTGEVDVAQSQQLSDKLYRLQQLIERHDYQTRRRLVGHDQWMDSIRAAMVAE; this is encoded by the coding sequence ATGAATCAACTGACCACAACGCCAACTCGTGCTGGGACGAAAAGCTGGCTAGGCCAGTTGCTTGGTAGATCGGCTGATCGACATGATGAAAATCAGGTCGAGGGGCGTGTCACGGAAGTCATTGGGCAAGCGGCCCAGACGGAACGACTCAGCGATGCCGCGTTGAGTCAACGATTTGGTGAGTTGGCAAGCCGGATCCGGCAATCTGATGTGTCGTTCGACTTGGCGACAGCGATGAACGTTGCAGCGTTGGGATGCGAATCGATCCGACGGACCATGGGTTTTCGACCTCACCCGGTTCAGATTCACGGTGCGTTGGCAACGGCTGCCGGTCACATTGTTGAGATGCAAACAGGGGAAGGAAAAACGGTTGTCACAGCACTTGCCGCACTGACCCGTTGCCCCTTTGTCAGCAGTGTTCATGTCGCGACAACGACCGATTACCTAGCCGAACGAGACCACGAGAGCGTGGTGGAAATCTTTCACCGACTGGGGATCACGTCAGCCGTCTTGACCAAAGACGCCGACACGGAGGAAACCCGTGACGCGTACCGCTGCCAGATCATCTACGGCCCGGGCTATCTGTTCGGCTTTGATTACCTGAGAGATCAATTGAAGATCCGCTCTGCGGCCGAGATCACGCTTGGGCGTACCATCCTAGAGTATCTTAGCGGCACCGATATTCGCGACTCGCTCGTCCAGAGAGATCACAGTTGCATCATCATTGACGAGGCCGACAGCGTATTGATTGATGAAGCCACAACACCGCTGATCCTCAGCGGAGCGGGCGCTGCAACGGAATGTTCCGCAATCGAACGTCGTTCGTTTGAATTGGCCAAGTCTGTCGCAGGGTCATTGCAGATCAGCAGTGACTACACCGTTGATTTCACCACCAAACAGATCGAGTTCACGGACGCGGGGCGACATTCATGCTTTGACGCACTCAAGGAATTGGGACGCGTACATCTCGATCGTCCTTGGGATGAGTACATCAAGAATGCTCTTCACGCCGAGCACTTGCTCCTCCGAGACGAGCACTATGTCGTCGTCGATGATAAACTGTCGCTTGTGGATCAACTGACCGGCAGAATCTTTGATGACCGAACATTGAGAGGCGGGTTGCACCAAGCGGTAGAAGCGAAAGAAGGCATCACCATCACGCCGCCGTCGGACAGTGTTGCTCGGGTCACTCGTCAGAGATTCTTTCAGCTCTATGATGCGATCGGTGGACTCACCGGGACCGCTCAAGGCAGTGAAGCAGAACTAGGCCATTTCTATGGTGTTCGCGTCACCCCGCTGGCACCACACCGCCCGTGCAAACGGCTGGAAATGCCGACGCGTTTTTTTGTTGATTGGAACGCAAAGCTGGCGGCGATCATTCAGTTCACGACAAAGTTCCTGGAGACACGTCGTCCGCTGTTGATCGGCACGCGGACGATCCGAGAAAGTCAACAAGTCTTCGAAGCTTTGAACGCGATCGGCATTCATTGCACTTTGCTCAATGGCGTCCAGGATGCTAACGAAGCGGAAATCATTGCGACCGCTGGTCAGACCGACTCGATCGTCATTGCAACCAACATGGCCGGTCGCGGAACGGACATCAAACTGAGCCCAGAATCACGAGAGCGGGGCGGGTTGCATGTGCTGGCGACCAGCCGAAGTCAATCCGCGAGGGTCGACCGACAACTCGCCGGACGCGCAGCACGCCAGGGTGACCCAGGCAGCAGTCAGTTCTTTGTCGCTGCCGACGACGAACTGTTCTGTCGACACGGGCGATCCCTTGCCGACCAAATCGCTCGTGCCGCACGACCCACCGGAGAAGTAGATGTTGCACAATCGCAACAGTTGAGCGACAAGCTGTATCGATTACAACAATTAATCGAGCGTCACGATTACCAAACGCGACGTAGGCTTGTCGGTCATGATCAGTGGATGGATTCCATTCGAGCCGCAATGGTCGCCGAATGA